One stretch of Motilibacter aurantiacus DNA includes these proteins:
- a CDS encoding alpha/beta hydrolase family protein gives MSPTDPRAVLTRAALPPDTVLRYAPGEDGVVDLRAPRGATAPGGAPLVILLHGGFWRAEYDRVSAGTGPLAEALAAHGFAVATPEYRRVGQRGGGWPGTFDDIARAVDALPALVAAELGGVVDVRRTVLVGHSAGGHLATWYASRAGLPAGSPWFTDSPPPIRGVVALGGVLDLRLAAALQLGDGATQALLGGEPVEEPERYAAADPSSLTPPAVPVVLIHGAEDVQVPVGLSRAYARAVGADAGDARLTVLPGVEHFGLVDPESPAWDAVLSAVRGLAEG, from the coding sequence CTGAGCCCGACCGACCCGCGCGCCGTCCTCACCCGGGCCGCGCTGCCGCCGGACACCGTCCTGCGGTACGCCCCGGGCGAGGACGGCGTCGTCGATCTGCGGGCGCCCCGCGGCGCGACGGCGCCCGGCGGCGCGCCCCTCGTGATCCTGCTGCACGGCGGCTTCTGGCGGGCGGAGTACGACCGCGTGTCCGCCGGCACCGGCCCGCTCGCCGAGGCCCTCGCCGCTCACGGCTTCGCCGTCGCCACCCCGGAGTACCGCCGCGTCGGGCAGCGGGGCGGTGGCTGGCCGGGGACCTTCGACGACATAGCCCGGGCCGTGGACGCGCTCCCAGCGCTCGTCGCGGCGGAGCTCGGGGGCGTGGTCGACGTCCGCCGCACCGTGCTCGTCGGCCACTCCGCGGGCGGGCACCTCGCCACGTGGTACGCCTCCCGGGCGGGCTTGCCGGCCGGCTCGCCCTGGTTCACCGACAGCCCGCCGCCGATCCGTGGAGTGGTCGCCCTCGGCGGGGTGCTCGACCTCCGGCTCGCGGCGGCCCTTCAGCTCGGCGACGGCGCGACGCAGGCGCTGCTCGGCGGGGAGCCGGTCGAGGAGCCGGAGCGCTATGCGGCGGCCGACCCCTCGAGCCTCACCCCGCCCGCGGTGCCGGTCGTGCTGATCCACGGCGCCGAGGACGTCCAGGTCCCGGTGGGGCTCTCCCGGGCGTACGCGCGGGCGGTGGGCGCCGATGCGGGTGACGCGCGACTGACCGTGCTGCCTGGCGTCGAGCACTTCGGGCTCGTCGACCCGGAGTCGCCGGCGTGGGACGCGGTGCTGTCGGCCGTCCGGGGGTTGGCGGAGGGCTGA
- the arc gene encoding proteasome ATPase produces MSNPLGGGREPREFSAGAGSDDARARLHALEEEVVMLRRRLADSPRHGSALEERLAEAQASLAALSGQNERLVSTLRDAREQILALKEEVDRLAQPPAGFGVFLSLQEDGTVDVFTGGRKLRVAVSPAIDASTLQRGQEVLLNEAMNVVSALGFERVGEIVMLKELLGDGERALVVGHTDEERVVRLAEPLRDIALRAGDSLLVEPRSAYAYERVPKSEVEELVLEEVPDIEYSSIGGLRSQIEQIRDAVELPYLHADLFAEHKLRPPKGILLYGPPGCGKTLIAKAVANSLAKKVAEVTGRPQGKSFFLNIKGPELLNKYVGETERHIRLVFQRAREKASEGVPVIVFFDEMDSLFRTRGSGVSSDVENTIVPQMLSEIDGVEGLENVIVIGASNREDMIDPAILRPGRLDVKIKIERPDAESARDIFSKYITADLPLHADDLAEHGGNREATVQGMIQRVVERMYSEVEENRFLEVTYANGDKEVLYFKDFNSGAMLQNIVDRAKKMAIKDLLDLGQRGLRVQHLLAACVDEFKENEDLPNTTNPDDWARISGKKGERIVYIRTLVQGKQGTEAGRSIDTVANTGQYL; encoded by the coding sequence GTGTCGAACCCTCTCGGCGGTGGGCGTGAGCCCCGAGAATTCAGCGCTGGTGCGGGCTCTGACGACGCACGGGCGCGTCTGCACGCGCTCGAGGAGGAGGTCGTCATGTTGCGACGCAGGCTGGCGGACTCGCCCCGGCACGGCTCCGCTCTCGAGGAGCGGCTGGCCGAGGCGCAGGCGAGCCTGGCGGCGCTCAGCGGTCAGAACGAGCGGCTGGTCTCCACGTTGCGCGACGCGCGCGAGCAGATCCTGGCGCTCAAGGAGGAGGTCGACCGGCTCGCGCAGCCGCCGGCCGGCTTCGGCGTCTTCCTGTCCCTGCAGGAGGACGGCACCGTCGACGTGTTCACCGGCGGCCGCAAGCTGCGGGTGGCGGTGAGCCCGGCGATCGACGCGTCCACGCTGCAGCGTGGGCAGGAGGTCCTGCTCAACGAGGCGATGAACGTCGTGAGCGCTCTCGGCTTCGAGCGCGTCGGCGAGATCGTGATGCTCAAGGAGCTGCTCGGTGACGGCGAGCGGGCGCTCGTCGTCGGCCACACCGACGAGGAGCGCGTGGTCCGGCTCGCCGAGCCGCTGCGCGACATCGCCCTGCGGGCGGGCGACTCCCTGCTCGTGGAGCCTCGCTCCGCCTACGCGTACGAGCGGGTCCCCAAGTCCGAGGTCGAGGAGCTCGTCCTCGAGGAGGTCCCGGACATCGAGTACTCCTCGATCGGCGGCCTGCGCAGCCAGATCGAGCAGATCCGCGACGCGGTCGAGCTGCCCTACCTGCACGCGGACCTCTTCGCCGAGCACAAGCTCCGCCCGCCGAAGGGGATCCTGCTCTACGGCCCGCCCGGGTGCGGCAAGACGCTCATCGCCAAGGCGGTCGCCAACTCGCTGGCCAAGAAGGTCGCCGAGGTCACGGGGCGCCCGCAGGGCAAGAGCTTCTTCCTGAACATCAAGGGCCCGGAGCTGCTCAACAAGTACGTCGGCGAGACCGAGCGGCACATCCGTCTCGTCTTCCAGCGCGCCCGCGAGAAGGCGAGCGAGGGCGTGCCCGTCATCGTCTTCTTCGACGAGATGGACTCCCTGTTCCGGACTCGTGGTTCGGGTGTCAGCAGCGACGTGGAGAACACCATCGTCCCGCAGATGCTCAGCGAGATCGACGGTGTCGAGGGGCTCGAGAACGTCATCGTCATCGGGGCCTCGAACCGCGAGGACATGATCGACCCGGCGATCCTGCGGCCGGGCCGGCTGGACGTGAAGATCAAGATCGAGCGGCCGGACGCGGAGTCCGCGCGCGACATCTTCTCCAAGTACATCACCGCCGACCTGCCGCTCCACGCCGACGACCTGGCCGAGCACGGCGGCAACCGCGAGGCGACGGTGCAGGGGATGATCCAGCGCGTCGTGGAGCGGATGTACTCCGAGGTGGAGGAGAACCGGTTCCTGGAGGTCACCTACGCCAACGGTGACAAGGAGGTCCTGTACTTCAAGGACTTCAACTCCGGGGCCATGCTGCAGAACATCGTCGACCGCGCGAAGAAGATGGCGATCAAGGACCTGCTCGACCTCGGCCAGCGCGGCCTGCGGGTCCAGCACCTGCTCGCCGCATGCGTGGACGAGTTCAAGGAGAACGAGGACCTGCCCAACACCACCAACCCCGACGACTGGGCCCGGATCTCCGGGAAGAAGGGCGAGCGGATCGTCTACATCCGCACGCTCGTCCAGGGCAAGCAGGGCACGGAGGCCGGGCGCTCGATCGACACCGTCGCGAACACGGGTCAGTACCTCTGA
- a CDS encoding tRNA (adenine-N1)-methyltransferase, with translation MTPTPGPTADENRRGPFRPGDRVQLTDPKGRHHTITLTPGKEFHTHRGSFAHDDLFGKPEGWVIRNTGGIDYLVLRPLLSDFVLSMPRGATVVYPKDAGQIVQMADIFPGARVLEAGAGSGALSLSLLRAVGPSGRLVSFERRPDFADVARANVESFLGGPHPAWRLVVGDLVQQIEQAQQDLLGGEPVDRVVLDMLAPWECLEAVSEALIPGGVLCCYVATTTQLSRLAEAVREQGTFTEPSGWESLVRGWHLEGLAVRPNHRMVGHTGFLLTTRRLADGVTPPVRRRRPSKGAYPVPAEVPAEVPAEVPAEVPLDGSAVGDELA, from the coding sequence ATGACCCCGACCCCCGGCCCGACGGCCGACGAGAACCGCCGCGGGCCCTTCCGCCCGGGAGACCGCGTGCAGCTGACCGACCCCAAGGGCCGGCACCACACGATCACGCTGACGCCGGGCAAGGAGTTCCACACCCATCGCGGCTCCTTCGCCCACGACGACCTGTTCGGGAAGCCGGAGGGGTGGGTGATCCGCAACACCGGGGGCATCGACTACCTGGTGCTCCGGCCGCTGCTCAGCGACTTCGTGCTGTCGATGCCGCGCGGCGCGACCGTCGTCTACCCGAAGGACGCCGGCCAGATCGTCCAGATGGCCGACATCTTCCCCGGGGCCCGCGTGCTCGAGGCCGGCGCCGGCTCGGGAGCGCTGTCCCTGTCGCTGCTGCGCGCCGTCGGCCCGTCCGGCCGGCTGGTGTCCTTCGAGCGCCGCCCGGACTTCGCCGACGTGGCCCGGGCCAACGTCGAGTCCTTCCTCGGCGGGCCGCACCCGGCCTGGCGGCTCGTCGTCGGCGACCTCGTCCAGCAGATCGAGCAGGCGCAGCAGGACCTGCTCGGCGGCGAGCCCGTCGACCGCGTCGTGCTGGACATGCTCGCGCCGTGGGAGTGCCTGGAGGCCGTGTCCGAGGCGCTCATCCCCGGCGGCGTCCTCTGCTGCTACGTCGCCACCACCACGCAGCTGTCCCGGTTGGCCGAGGCCGTCCGCGAGCAGGGCACCTTCACCGAGCCCTCGGGGTGGGAGTCGCTCGTCCGCGGCTGGCACCTCGAGGGGCTGGCGGTCCGCCCCAACCACCGCATGGTCGGGCACACCGGCTTCCTGCTCACGACCCGCCGGCTCGCCGACGGCGTCACCCCTCCGGTGCGCCGGCGGCGGCCGTCGAAGGGGGCGTACCCGGTGCCTGCCGAGGTGCCTGCCGAGGTGCCTGCCGAGGTGCCCGCCGAGGTGCCCCTGGACGGGAGCGCCGTCGGCGACGAGTTGGCCTGA